The Metabacillus litoralis genome contains a region encoding:
- a CDS encoding TetR/AcrR family transcriptional regulator codes for MDEKRKLLIDAATKIFSKKGYFSTSVQEIAEQCSMSKASLYKVFSSKEELFIEVFEYHQNMMFQKAFRYSTDESLSPRELLLKQLSTQIEDFIERKDFILMQLKDVPLSENSDFRLLMQRMRFRITQWQKECLLQAYGNHINLYCWDLTITLQGLIKEFLSILANKNEKVNVQAISTYIVDRLDSIVNDLLTTRPNPLLTEERILHFLNLTNSSSISKTDEIDNQFLIIEDYISSYHNEETKNNLTSSLNLLKDEVKAQKPRSFLIDVLLHYFEKEEGLTQITTKLRSLITELYTGGNEWNT; via the coding sequence TTGGACGAAAAGAGGAAGCTATTAATCGATGCTGCAACTAAAATTTTTTCTAAAAAAGGATATTTCTCAACATCAGTTCAAGAAATTGCGGAACAATGCTCAATGTCAAAAGCTTCTTTATATAAAGTGTTCTCATCTAAAGAAGAATTATTTATAGAGGTGTTTGAGTATCACCAAAATATGATGTTTCAAAAAGCATTTCGTTATTCCACTGATGAATCATTATCACCAAGAGAACTTTTACTCAAGCAATTAAGTACACAAATTGAAGACTTTATTGAGCGAAAAGATTTTATCCTCATGCAGTTAAAGGATGTGCCGCTTTCTGAAAACAGTGACTTTAGATTATTAATGCAAAGGATGAGATTCAGAATTACACAGTGGCAAAAGGAGTGCCTTCTGCAGGCATATGGAAATCATATTAATCTATATTGCTGGGACCTAACCATAACTCTACAAGGATTAATAAAGGAATTCCTCTCCATCCTTGCTAATAAAAATGAAAAAGTTAATGTTCAAGCTATATCAACCTATATAGTTGATCGTTTAGATTCAATAGTAAATGATTTGTTAACCACTAGACCAAATCCACTTTTAACAGAGGAAAGAATTTTACACTTTTTAAACCTTACTAATAGTTCTTCTATCTCTAAAACGGATGAAATTGACAATCAATTTTTAATTATCGAAGATTACATAAGTAGCTATCACAATGAAGAAACAAAAAATAATCTTACTTCATCTCTTAATCTGTTAAAAGATGAAGTAAAGGCCCAAAAGCCTCGAAGTTTTTTAATTGATGTTCTTTTACATTACTTTGAAAAGGAAGAAGGGCTAACACAAATCACAACAAAGCTTCGCTCTCTTATCACTGAGTTGTATACAGGAGGTAACGAATGGAACACTTAG
- the queG gene encoding tRNA epoxyqueuosine(34) reductase QueG, producing the protein MNIEEFKREVIEYSKTIGIDKIGFTSANMFEELKQRLITQQELGYQSGFEESDIEKRVAPIKLLPKASSIISIALAYPSKMKNAPKSTKEERRGIFCRASWGQDYHDVLRDRLNKLEVFLKEKVPDIQVKSMVDTGELSDRAVAERAGIGWSGKNCSIITPEFGSYVYLGEMITNFPFPPDTPMEDQCGSCTKCLDVCPTGALVQGGQLDSSKCIAFLTQTKGFLPEEYRTKIGNRIYGCDTCQTVCPVNKGKDFHFHPEMEPDPEIAKPKLKPLLTISNRDFKEKFGHISGSWRGKKPLQRNAILALAHFKDTTALDDLIKVMHEDPRPVIRGTAAWAIGKIGEASAAHELQKAYEKEKDSQVKEEITKGLSFLLTEK; encoded by the coding sequence ATGAATATTGAAGAATTTAAAAGGGAAGTTATTGAATATAGTAAAACAATAGGCATCGATAAAATTGGATTTACAAGCGCGAATATGTTTGAAGAGCTAAAGCAAAGGTTGATTACACAACAGGAGCTTGGCTATCAATCAGGCTTTGAGGAGTCAGATATTGAGAAACGTGTTGCACCTATTAAACTTTTACCTAAGGCAAGTTCAATCATATCCATTGCTCTTGCTTATCCTTCAAAAATGAAAAACGCTCCAAAAAGTACAAAAGAAGAAAGACGTGGTATATTTTGTCGTGCCTCTTGGGGGCAGGATTACCATGATGTGTTGCGTGACAGGTTAAATAAATTAGAAGTGTTTTTAAAAGAAAAAGTACCTGATATTCAAGTGAAATCGATGGTTGATACAGGTGAGCTTTCCGATCGTGCAGTTGCGGAACGGGCAGGTATTGGATGGAGTGGAAAAAACTGCTCAATTATCACGCCTGAATTTGGCTCTTATGTTTATTTAGGTGAAATGATTACAAACTTTCCTTTTCCGCCAGATACTCCAATGGAAGATCAATGTGGCTCATGTACAAAATGCCTCGATGTTTGTCCAACAGGTGCTTTAGTACAAGGTGGTCAGCTTGATTCATCGAAATGTATTGCTTTTTTAACACAAACAAAAGGTTTTCTGCCTGAAGAATACCGTACGAAAATTGGAAATCGCATCTATGGTTGTGATACTTGTCAAACAGTTTGTCCTGTTAATAAAGGAAAAGATTTTCACTTTCATCCAGAAATGGAGCCGGATCCTGAAATTGCAAAGCCAAAATTAAAACCGTTATTAACAATAAGTAATCGTGATTTCAAAGAAAAATTTGGACATATATCTGGTTCATGGAGAGGCAAAAAGCCTCTTCAAAGAAATGCGATCCTGGCACTTGCGCATTTTAAAGATACAACTGCGTTAGATGATTTAATAAAAGTGATGCACGAAGACCCAAGACCTGTGATTAGAGGTACTGCAGCATGGGCGATAGGAAAAATAGGGGAAGCTTCAGCAGCACACGAGCTACAAAAAGCATATGAAAAAGAAAAAGATTCACAAGTTAAAGAAGAAATCACGAAAGGTTTGTCCTTTCTTCTTACAGAAAAATAA
- a CDS encoding amidase domain-containing protein: MIVKQLISELNEAKLQMLINAKYIKNERNDAELQAIQRKLEFSRKRNTEIVKGSTKINITNIDTRTKDLKEARYTCHSKWLNKQNDFFYLEERIENRKASIYKNEIVEDLLLNHEGDNDRSSIQIMDDDERNKDSSYRYDRMAAVQYAERWWNSTNPKYKNFDVNCTNFISQCLHAGGAQMRGYPNRSSGWWMQNNNWSYSWSVANAMKNFLAQSQTGLRAERVESPDKLMPGDVICYDFQGDGRFDHTTFVVAKDDENMPLVNAQTYNSRMRYWAYEDSTAYTPNIKYAFFRILDDTSSK; the protein is encoded by the coding sequence ATGATCGTGAAGCAGCTAATTTCTGAGTTAAATGAAGCGAAACTTCAAATGCTGATCAATGCTAAATATATAAAAAACGAAAGAAATGATGCTGAACTACAGGCAATACAACGGAAACTTGAATTTTCTAGAAAACGAAATACAGAAATCGTTAAAGGTAGTACAAAAATAAATATTACGAATATTGACACAAGAACAAAAGACCTGAAGGAGGCAAGGTATACATGTCATTCGAAGTGGCTTAATAAGCAAAATGACTTTTTTTATCTTGAAGAAAGAATTGAAAACAGAAAGGCTAGTATTTATAAAAATGAAATTGTTGAAGATCTATTATTGAATCACGAAGGAGACAATGACAGATCTAGTATTCAAATCATGGATGATGATGAAAGGAATAAAGATTCTTCGTATCGTTACGACCGAATGGCGGCTGTTCAATATGCTGAGCGTTGGTGGAATAGTACGAATCCTAAATATAAAAACTTTGATGTGAATTGCACAAACTTTATTTCACAATGCTTGCATGCAGGTGGGGCCCAGATGAGAGGATATCCTAACCGTTCTTCAGGATGGTGGATGCAAAATAATAACTGGAGTTACAGCTGGTCTGTTGCAAATGCAATGAAGAATTTCTTAGCTCAATCCCAAACTGGTTTAAGAGCCGAGCGAGTAGAATCACCGGATAAATTAATGCCTGGGGATGTTATTTGCTATGATTTTCAAGGAGATGGCCGCTTTGATCATACAACGTTTGTCGTAGCAAAAGACGATGAGAATATGCCATTAGTAAATGCACAAACTTATAATAGCCGTATGCGCTATTGGGCATACGAAGACTCGACTGCCTACACACCAAATATAAAGTATGCTTTTTTTCGAATACTTGATGATACCAGTTCAAAGTAA
- a CDS encoding two-component system sensor histidine kinase NtrB has product MVDELKHDLEIEKLKNENALLKELLSELPFSFTYVNKQHSKLVAKEGNSKQILIQKANTNSHTRDEFIISTTYDQFAETELFLSSIFDFVPHHIVFVDGDGLITLCNLQTAKDLGVDRDKIIGKHIRELLQLPDDQIELLETIRTGIEMKDKEVLDVNYGLINTRILWNTDGSIKRVLGTFYFLNVIKEAEKQALAGRIAAGIAHEIRNPLTTVRGYLQLLKDKTNTEVSQLFTDILIPEIDRANKIISDFLSIAKPSSSSRQMINLHKFLKEYLGKFLESEALLYNTKLEYILDSSTTKAMIKGDQEELLQVFMNLFINAIQARSDQPLVITIETIVVDHHLEILFRDNGKGIPPSLLPHIFDPFFSTKDDGTGLGLSVSKKIIENHGGLMKVTSDKVGTTFIISFPFSLAT; this is encoded by the coding sequence ATGGTAGATGAGCTTAAGCATGACCTCGAAATTGAAAAATTAAAAAACGAAAATGCTTTACTAAAAGAACTCCTAAGTGAACTTCCTTTTTCGTTTACATATGTAAATAAACAACATAGCAAGTTAGTTGCTAAAGAAGGTAACTCCAAACAAATACTTATTCAAAAAGCAAACACTAATTCACATACCCGTGATGAATTTATTATTTCAACCACTTACGATCAGTTTGCAGAAACTGAACTCTTCCTTTCCTCTATCTTTGATTTTGTTCCTCACCATATTGTTTTTGTTGATGGTGATGGACTCATAACGTTATGTAATCTCCAAACTGCTAAAGATCTAGGTGTAGACCGGGATAAAATAATTGGTAAACATATAAGAGAGCTCTTACAACTTCCAGACGATCAAATCGAACTACTTGAAACGATACGAACAGGTATTGAAATGAAAGATAAAGAAGTACTAGATGTAAATTACGGGCTTATTAATACTCGTATTTTATGGAATACAGATGGATCGATTAAACGAGTATTAGGTACTTTTTATTTTCTTAACGTCATAAAAGAAGCTGAGAAGCAAGCGCTCGCCGGAAGAATTGCTGCTGGCATCGCACATGAAATTAGAAATCCTCTTACAACAGTCAGAGGGTATTTACAATTACTAAAAGATAAAACCAACACTGAAGTGTCACAACTTTTCACTGATATTCTCATTCCTGAGATAGATCGAGCAAATAAAATTATTAGTGACTTTTTGAGTATTGCAAAGCCTTCATCTAGCTCTAGACAAATGATCAACCTGCATAAGTTTCTCAAAGAATATTTGGGGAAATTTCTAGAAAGTGAGGCATTACTATATAACACAAAGCTGGAATATATCCTTGATTCATCAACAACAAAAGCAATGATAAAAGGAGATCAGGAGGAATTGCTACAGGTGTTTATGAACTTATTCATAAATGCTATCCAAGCTAGATCTGATCAACCTTTGGTTATAACAATTGAGACAATTGTTGTTGATCATCATCTTGAGATTTTGTTTCGTGATAATGGGAAAGGTATTCCACCTTCTCTTTTACCTCATATATTTGATCCATTTTTCTCAACAAAAGATGATGGTACTGGATTAGGCCTATCTGTTTCAAAGAAAATCATTGAAAATCACGGTGGGCTAATGAAGGTAACAAGTGACAAAGTAGGAACAACATTTATCATCAGTTTTCCTTTTTCATTGGCAACATAA
- a CDS encoding B3/B4 domain-containing protein, producing MEMTVQDQLNQLNKDFKIGIVEYRGIHVGDSPQMLKGRLQLFQESLYFDYVDKKVTDIPAILEWRQLFKAIGTDPNRYRPSSEALYRRVQKQQYLQPFNSAVDLNNFLSLQYQIPLGIYDKDKLIGDVKIKIGSEEDTYLAINEREVSFHNKLVSEDHQGPFGSPYVDSKRTAVTSNTTEALHIVYLNPSLSEERSLELLQALSSMFTQIHGGDATYKIIK from the coding sequence ATGGAAATGACCGTTCAAGATCAACTCAACCAACTTAACAAAGACTTTAAAATTGGCATTGTGGAATATCGGGGTATTCACGTTGGAGATTCTCCTCAAATGCTCAAAGGAAGATTACAGCTATTCCAAGAATCTCTTTATTTTGATTATGTTGATAAGAAAGTAACGGATATCCCAGCCATCCTAGAATGGCGACAACTATTTAAAGCAATAGGAACAGACCCTAACCGATACCGCCCTTCAAGTGAAGCATTATATCGACGGGTTCAGAAACAGCAATATCTCCAACCGTTCAACTCTGCAGTAGACTTAAATAACTTTTTATCTCTTCAATACCAAATTCCCCTAGGGATTTATGATAAAGATAAGCTTATTGGGGATGTTAAAATCAAGATAGGTAGTGAAGAGGATACCTATCTTGCCATCAATGAACGTGAAGTTTCTTTTCATAACAAATTAGTTTCAGAGGATCATCAGGGTCCATTTGGAAGTCCTTATGTGGATTCAAAAAGAACCGCTGTAACATCTAACACAACAGAAGCTTTACATATTGTTTATTTAAACCCTTCTCTTTCTGAAGAGAGGTCTTTAGAACTATTACAAGCATTATCTAGTATGTTTACACAAATACACGGCGGAGACGCAACATATAAGATCATCAAGTAA